One Candidatus Sulfurimonas baltica DNA segment encodes these proteins:
- the purC gene encoding phosphoribosylaminoimidazolesuccinocarboxamide synthase: MEKRELLYEGKAKKLFLTDDENLVISEFKDDLTAFNGEKKSSEAGKGALNNKISTELFKLLEANGIQTHFVKMIDDNHMLHTKVDVILIEVIVRNIATGSLTRNLGIKDGTVLPFTLVEFDYKDDALGDPKLNDQHALILGLVDYQDELDKLRRMARQINDILKPYFAEKGLNLVDFKLEFGKDKSGNIILVDEISPDNCRFWDMKSGEKMDKDRFRQGLGGLTVAYEQVLNRILGK, translated from the coding sequence ATGGAAAAAAGAGAATTACTTTATGAGGGAAAAGCAAAAAAATTATTTTTAACAGATGATGAGAATTTAGTAATCTCAGAATTCAAAGATGATTTAACTGCGTTTAACGGTGAAAAGAAATCTAGTGAAGCAGGCAAAGGTGCACTAAACAATAAAATCTCTACTGAGCTTTTTAAACTGCTAGAGGCAAACGGCATTCAAACTCACTTTGTAAAGATGATTGATGATAACCACATGTTGCACACTAAAGTTGATGTTATCTTAATAGAAGTAATTGTTCGCAATATTGCAACGGGCAGTCTTACTCGTAATCTAGGTATAAAAGATGGGACAGTTCTTCCGTTCACTCTAGTAGAGTTTGATTACAAAGATGATGCTCTTGGTGATCCAAAATTAAATGACCAACATGCACTAATATTAGGACTTGTTGATTACCAAGATGAGCTGGACAAGCTTCGTAGAATGGCAAGACAGATAAACGACATACTTAAGCCATATTTTGCAGAGAAGGGTTTAAATTTAGTTGATTTTAAACTTGAGTTTGGAAAAGACAAAAGTGGCAATATTATCCTTGTAGATGAGATAAGTCCAGATAACTGTCGCTTTTGGGATATGAAAAGTGGTGAAAAAATGGATAAAGACAGATTTCGTCAAGGTCTTGGTGGCTTAACAGTAGCATACGAACAAGTATTAAATAGAATTTTAGGAAAATAA
- a CDS encoding thioredoxin family protein codes for MRKIFIYLLLVFSIGLTASEITWAKDFNSGMEEAANVNKPVLFVSSRHTCKYCVMLEETTFKDEEVIAELNKEFISIVAYSDEQDFMPKELWQPGTPAIWFLYPNGQPMFQPLMGAVDAKNFLEALKIVKEDFNKRKNAK; via the coding sequence ATGCGTAAAATTTTTATATATTTGTTGTTAGTGTTTTCAATTGGACTAACTGCTTCAGAGATAACATGGGCAAAAGACTTCAATTCTGGAATGGAAGAGGCGGCAAATGTTAATAAGCCTGTATTATTTGTTTCATCAAGACATACATGTAAGTACTGTGTTATGTTGGAAGAGACTACATTTAAAGACGAGGAAGTTATAGCAGAACTAAATAAAGAGTTTATCTCAATCGTTGCATATAGTGATGAACAGGACTTTATGCCTAAAGAGTTGTGGCAACCCGGAACACCGGCTATATGGTTTTTGTATCCGAATGGACAACCGATGTTTCAGCCGCTAATGGGTGCTGTTGATGCAAAGAATTTTTTAGAAGCATTAAAAATTGTAAAAGAAGACTTCAATAAAAGGAAAAATGCAAAATGA
- a CDS encoding shikimate kinase, translating into MRNIILIGFMGVGKGSVAREVVKNSDYIAIDTDDLIESMENKSIKKVFADDGEEYFRALEYKLSKWLESSVQNTLISTGGGFYKQKNLKEIGIVVFLNSPFDKILKRIKAHPNSASKLKKRPLLADMKKAKELYNERLPEYLALADVVIDVTNKSAMDCSKEILKKVKKYA; encoded by the coding sequence GTGAGAAATATTATTTTAATTGGTTTTATGGGTGTAGGAAAAGGCAGTGTGGCTCGTGAAGTTGTTAAGAACTCAGACTACATTGCAATAGATACGGATGATCTTATAGAGAGTATGGAAAACAAAAGCATAAAAAAAGTTTTTGCAGATGACGGGGAAGAGTATTTCAGAGCATTAGAGTATAAACTGTCAAAATGGCTTGAGAGTAGTGTTCAAAATACTCTTATATCTACAGGTGGCGGATTTTATAAACAAAAAAATTTAAAAGAGATAGGAATAGTTGTGTTTCTTAACTCTCCTTTTGATAAAATACTAAAACGGATTAAAGCTCACCCGAATTCAGCAAGTAAACTCAAAAAAAGACCACTTTTAGCTGATATGAAAAAAGCTAAAGAGTTATACAATGAGCGTTTGCCTGAGTATTTGGCTTTAGCTGATGTGGTAATAGACGTTACAAATAAAAGTGCAATGGATTGTTCTAAAGAGATTTTAAAAAAGGTAAAAAAATATGCGTAA
- a CDS encoding 4Fe-4S dicluster domain-containing protein: MQLGFLVDLHLCMGCKGCEIACKVENEVPLSTWRLRVKYVDVGTFPETKRTFTPLRCNHCENAPCERICPVSALHYLDNGIVNIDKERCIGCAGCVMACPYGAIYIDPQTQTADKCTYCAHRVASSMMPACVVACPVQANIFGDLDDPKSNISKYIMKNQGGVQVRKPEKGTNPHHYYVGGGNVNLNPLASHRVDGHSLFNKITTLPVGGHH, encoded by the coding sequence ATGCAATTAGGCTTCCTAGTTGATTTGCATCTGTGTATGGGATGTAAAGGGTGTGAAATCGCATGTAAGGTGGAAAATGAAGTTCCACTAAGCACATGGAGACTTCGTGTTAAATATGTAGATGTGGGAACTTTCCCAGAAACTAAAAGAACATTTACTCCACTTAGATGTAATCATTGTGAGAATGCACCATGTGAGAGAATATGTCCAGTATCTGCACTTCACTATTTAGATAATGGTATTGTAAATATTGACAAAGAGCGTTGTATTGGTTGTGCTGGTTGTGTTATGGCTTGTCCATACGGAGCTATCTACATTGATCCACAAACTCAAACTGCTGATAAGTGTACATATTGTGCGCATAGAGTTGCTTCATCAATGATGCCAGCTTGTGTTGTAGCATGTCCAGTTCAAGCAAATATTTTTGGAGATTTAGATGATCCTAAATCAAATATATCTAAATATATAATGAAAAACCAAGGTGGAGTGCAAGTGCGTAAGCCTGAAAAGGGAACTAATCCTCATCACTATTACGTTGGAGGCGGTAATGTTAACTTGAACCCACTTGCTTCTCATAGAGTTGATGGACACTCCCTGTTTAACAAAATTACAACACTTCCTGTAGGAGGACACCACTAA
- a CDS encoding hemerythrin domain-containing protein, protein MSTIKEYLSEDHKRCDELFANMEDAVAKSIDSAREAYELFAGETERHFQMEERVMFLEFETKTGMTQGPTAMMRMEHSQMRNLIKDMGLAIDNKDKDKFFSNSETLMILMQQHNMKEEQMLYTMAQQHLSAESDRIVDMMQSMVVEK, encoded by the coding sequence ATGAGTACAATTAAAGAGTATTTAAGCGAAGACCATAAGCGTTGCGATGAACTGTTTGCCAATATGGAAGATGCAGTGGCAAAATCAATAGATAGCGCAAGAGAGGCTTATGAGCTTTTCGCAGGGGAGACAGAGAGACACTTCCAGATGGAGGAGCGTGTAATGTTTTTAGAGTTTGAGACAAAAACAGGAATGACACAAGGTCCTACAGCTATGATGAGGATGGAACATTCTCAAATGAGAAATTTGATTAAAGATATGGGCTTAGCAATCGATAACAAGGACAAAGATAAATTTTTCTCAAACAGTGAAACTTTAATGATATTGATGCAGCAACACAATATGAAAGAGGAACAGATGCTTTATACAATGGCTCAGCAACACTTAAGTGCGGAATCTGATCGAATAGTAGACATGATGCAGTCAATGGTGGTAGAGAAGTAG
- a CDS encoding molybdopterin-dependent oxidoreductase, protein MYLQSRRTFLKGAAFTVAGASIAKGVFTSDAIADSISDSKFTNTPDSLSFYPPMDQWADFKELDGDDWKRGGIDRKGVRSDSNPDGIEVNDYAIVPTACSNCEASCGLTAWIDKKTFTVKKYMGNPLHPGSRGRNCAKGYATQSQMYDPDRIAFPLKRAPGSSRGEGKWIRTTWDEAMTTIGNKMHDAMKGDDELSKKSCMFHVGRPNENGFTGKVWQTLGQDCFNSHTNICSAGGRTPTIQWANDDRSSPDWANAKLIFLNSSHAADAGHYFQQAAGHIADARSKGAKLVVMDPRMSNSAGMADLWIAAWPGTEAAIYLYLVQRMLTENKVNKAFVKKWFNWEVMMDNKNYLNFMVEKGYISKAPKGNDFESYLDMLKELYTPYTLDYAVKETHVPAYKLEQLYDMVIWADTSVSTYFWRAAAAGNLGGWTSGRSGFLMLGLRGAIGPVGGTFFHHFHVISVAGKGGSATVGQGKRGSDVPKIDVYNELSWPPEWPLSTYEMSYLLPHLLADKKWQKKWQDKGLKVAEKLAVWIPRMYNPVWINPDGFRWIETIKDESKMELTFNLSPTWSETNWYVDYILPVGLAGERHDQHSEATMPARWTSFRQPVMRVALEKAGWKPKNPARATLEAHIKAGLGEVWEENEFWFDMCVNYIDPKGDIFLDAAKTKTIKSMWESKKTPGTPVTIAEWYNAAFGDNLPNLKKTATSDDRYKNAEFPVYEYMRDHGAWMEENHIYSSQEKVIKDDGENYISHGHKYDKKHVTINKRTGVMTADSHGKKKSIGIEIDGVKMEGFATLDKKLDFFCEWFADDWKWPEYAIPIYPRNEAEKKEMKHIVSHVNHSYMTEKDSYALNTVFRLPYNIHTRSANSKHLMEISQNHDPIWISTPDAKRQGFKRGDAIRVRITDSITGLDSGYFVAMAVPTEGVLPGTLACSHHGGRWKLVNSITIPNGVTDGKVDSQPIVRNMNDPKFMAHSPENAGKVAGQIKIEDYDGTSGLNSYGVPTAELQMDGKEGKLKYIKGITPFHTDRFADQNRDSGNIWWDGLSGSWQNAVAAAHPDPISGMHCWHQKVILEAAQPGDKIGDIYVNYDNNFKIYQGWRDDLTRGLDENSTLRRPQHIKRPWVPLSDKAYAVKITK, encoded by the coding sequence ATGTATTTACAAAGTAGAAGAACATTTTTAAAAGGCGCTGCATTCACTGTTGCGGGTGCTAGTATTGCGAAGGGTGTGTTTACATCAGATGCTATCGCTGATTCAATCAGCGATAGCAAGTTTACAAATACACCAGACTCACTATCATTTTATCCTCCGATGGATCAATGGGCTGACTTTAAAGAGTTAGATGGAGATGATTGGAAAAGAGGCGGTATTGACCGTAAAGGCGTTAGAAGTGATTCTAATCCAGATGGTATTGAAGTAAACGATTATGCTATTGTTCCAACAGCATGTTCAAACTGTGAAGCTTCTTGTGGTTTGACTGCGTGGATTGATAAAAAAACTTTTACAGTTAAAAAGTATATGGGTAACCCTCTTCATCCAGGTTCTCGTGGTCGTAACTGTGCTAAAGGTTATGCAACACAATCTCAAATGTATGATCCAGATCGTATAGCATTCCCACTTAAAAGAGCTCCAGGTTCTTCTCGTGGTGAAGGTAAATGGATTCGTACTACTTGGGACGAGGCAATGACTACAATCGGAAACAAGATGCATGATGCAATGAAGGGTGACGATGAGTTATCTAAAAAATCATGTATGTTCCATGTTGGTCGCCCAAATGAGAATGGGTTTACTGGTAAAGTATGGCAAACTCTAGGTCAAGATTGTTTTAATTCACATACAAATATTTGTTCTGCTGGTGGTCGTACACCTACTATTCAATGGGCAAATGATGATAGAAGTTCTCCTGACTGGGCTAATGCGAAACTAATTTTCCTTAACTCATCTCATGCTGCAGATGCTGGTCACTATTTCCAACAAGCAGCTGGACATATAGCGGATGCTCGTTCAAAAGGTGCTAAACTTGTAGTTATGGATCCTCGTATGTCAAACTCTGCTGGTATGGCAGATTTATGGATTGCTGCATGGCCTGGTACTGAAGCTGCCATTTACCTTTACTTAGTTCAACGTATGTTAACTGAGAATAAAGTGAATAAAGCTTTCGTAAAAAAATGGTTTAACTGGGAAGTTATGATGGATAATAAAAATTATCTAAACTTTATGGTAGAAAAAGGGTATATCTCTAAAGCACCTAAAGGTAACGATTTTGAATCATATTTAGATATGCTAAAAGAGCTTTATACCCCATATACACTTGATTATGCCGTAAAAGAAACACATGTTCCAGCTTATAAATTAGAGCAGTTATATGATATGGTTATTTGGGCTGATACGTCTGTTTCTACATACTTCTGGCGTGCAGCTGCTGCTGGTAACCTTGGTGGTTGGACATCTGGTCGCTCAGGTTTCTTAATGCTTGGTTTACGTGGTGCAATCGGCCCAGTAGGTGGTACATTCTTTCATCACTTCCATGTTATTTCTGTGGCTGGAAAAGGTGGTAGTGCAACTGTTGGTCAAGGTAAACGTGGTTCAGATGTACCTAAAATTGATGTATATAATGAACTTTCGTGGCCACCTGAATGGCCTCTGTCAACTTATGAAATGTCATATCTTTTACCACACCTTCTTGCTGATAAAAAATGGCAGAAAAAATGGCAAGATAAAGGTCTAAAAGTAGCTGAGAAATTAGCTGTTTGGATTCCTCGTATGTACAACCCGGTTTGGATTAATCCAGATGGTTTTAGATGGATTGAGACTATTAAAGATGAGTCTAAAATGGAACTTACATTTAACTTGTCTCCTACATGGTCTGAGACTAACTGGTATGTTGATTATATCTTGCCTGTAGGTTTAGCTGGTGAGAGACACGATCAGCACTCGGAAGCTACTATGCCTGCAAGATGGACTTCTTTCCGTCAACCGGTTATGCGTGTTGCTTTAGAAAAAGCTGGATGGAAGCCTAAGAACCCTGCAAGGGCTACACTTGAGGCTCACATTAAAGCTGGTCTTGGTGAAGTTTGGGAAGAGAATGAGTTCTGGTTTGATATGTGTGTTAACTACATCGACCCTAAGGGTGATATATTCTTAGACGCTGCTAAAACTAAAACTATCAAGTCTATGTGGGAATCTAAGAAAACTCCTGGTACTCCTGTAACAATTGCGGAGTGGTATAATGCTGCATTTGGTGACAACTTACCAAATCTAAAGAAAACTGCTACTTCTGATGACAGATATAAAAATGCAGAATTTCCAGTTTATGAGTATATGAGAGATCATGGTGCTTGGATGGAAGAGAACCATATCTACTCTTCTCAAGAGAAAGTGATTAAAGATGATGGCGAAAACTATATTTCTCACGGTCATAAATATGATAAAAAACATGTAACTATTAATAAGCGTACGGGTGTTATGACTGCAGATTCTCATGGCAAGAAAAAATCTATCGGTATTGAAATCGATGGTGTTAAGATGGAAGGTTTCGCTACACTTGATAAGAAACTTGACTTCTTCTGTGAGTGGTTCGCTGATGACTGGAAATGGCCAGAATATGCTATTCCAATTTATCCAAGAAATGAAGCTGAGAAAAAAGAGATGAAACACATTGTGTCACATGTTAATCACTCTTATATGACAGAGAAAGATTCGTATGCACTTAATACAGTTTTCCGTTTGCCATATAATATTCATACTCGTTCTGCTAATAGCAAGCACCTTATGGAGATTTCACAAAACCATGACCCTATCTGGATTTCGACTCCGGATGCTAAACGTCAAGGGTTTAAACGTGGTGATGCAATTCGTGTAAGAATTACAGACAGTATAACTGGCTTAGATTCTGGTTACTTTGTAGCTATGGCTGTTCCAACTGAGGGTGTACTTCCAGGTACACTTGCTTGTTCACACCATGGTGGTCGCTGGAAACTTGTTAACTCTATTACTATCCCTAACGGTGTTACGGACGGTAAGGTTGACTCTCAGCCTATTGTTAGAAATATGAACGATCCTAAATTTATGGCACACTCACCTGAGAATGCTGGTAAAGTTGCTGGACAAATTAAGATTGAAGATTATGATGGAACTTCTGGGCTAAATAGCTATGGTGTTCCAACAGCAGAACTTCAGATGGATGGTAAAGAGGGTAAACTTAAATATATTAAGGGAATTACACCTTTCCATACAGACAGATTCGCTGATCAAAATAGAGATAGTGGAAATATCTGGTGGGATGGACTAAGTGGTTCATGGCAAAATGCTGTTGCTGCTGCTCATCCAGATCCAATTTCAGGTATGCATTGTTGGCATCAAAAAGTTATCTTAGAAGCTGCACAACCAGGTGATAAGATAGGTGATATCTATGTTAATTATGACAATAACTTTAAAATATATCAGGGTTGGAGAGACGACCTTACTCGTGGGTTAGATGAAAATTCTACGCTACGTCGTCCTCAACACATCAAGAGACCTTGGGTACCACTTTCAGACAAAGCATATGCTGTAAAAATTACTAAGTAG
- a CDS encoding S41 family peptidase → MKNKKFITLGFASVTVALSILFSTNVFAAPKDSSAKKEATRLEALAKFTKVISIVEQYNVDDITIEELMDKALEGMMSNLDAHSNFLKQKDYKNLTVQTNGEFGGLGITVGIKDGALTVIAPIEGTPADKAGLKAGDIILKINEKSTLSMTIDEAVAIMRGKVGEPINITIVREGEAKPIKIDIIRGIITIESVYAKTIGDDIQYIRVTSFDKKVVDDVAKAIKKRATSTKGIILDLRNNPGGLLDQAVGLVDLFVDNGDIVSQKGRKESDNEVYSAKSSNTITKVPLVVLINGGSASASEIVSGALQDHKRGIVVGQNTFGKGSVQVILPITDNEAIKLTIARYYLPSGRTIQAVGVIPDIEVLPGEVKTRSNEYALKEADLKKHLEEELEKVDGKEEGKKDSKLIITQEMMNKDMQLKEAANILKALIITKG, encoded by the coding sequence ATGAAAAACAAAAAGTTTATAACCCTTGGTTTTGCCTCTGTTACGGTTGCTTTATCGATACTGTTTTCTACAAATGTATTTGCAGCGCCAAAAGATAGTAGTGCCAAAAAAGAGGCTACTAGACTTGAAGCTCTAGCAAAATTTACAAAAGTCATAAGTATTGTTGAACAATACAATGTTGATGATATAACTATTGAAGAGCTAATGGACAAAGCACTTGAGGGCATGATGAGTAATCTTGATGCTCACTCAAACTTTTTAAAGCAAAAAGATTATAAAAATTTAACAGTGCAGACTAATGGAGAATTTGGTGGTCTTGGGATTACAGTGGGGATAAAAGACGGTGCGCTTACTGTTATAGCTCCTATTGAAGGGACTCCGGCAGATAAAGCCGGATTAAAAGCCGGTGACATCATATTAAAAATAAATGAAAAGTCTACACTGAGTATGACTATAGACGAAGCTGTAGCGATTATGCGTGGAAAAGTTGGTGAGCCAATCAATATAACAATAGTTAGAGAAGGTGAAGCAAAACCTATTAAAATTGACATTATCAGAGGAATAATAACAATTGAGTCTGTGTATGCGAAGACTATAGGTGATGATATTCAATACATAAGAGTTACAAGCTTTGATAAAAAAGTTGTTGATGATGTAGCTAAAGCAATCAAAAAAAGAGCTACATCCACAAAAGGAATTATTCTTGATTTAAGAAATAATCCAGGTGGACTTCTTGATCAGGCTGTTGGGCTTGTTGACCTATTTGTTGACAACGGAGATATAGTCTCTCAAAAAGGGAGAAAAGAGTCGGACAATGAAGTCTACTCTGCAAAATCTTCAAATACTATAACGAAAGTGCCGTTGGTTGTTTTAATAAACGGAGGAAGTGCTAGTGCTAGTGAAATTGTAAGTGGCGCACTTCAAGATCACAAACGCGGTATTGTAGTTGGTCAAAATACATTTGGAAAAGGGAGTGTGCAAGTTATCCTTCCAATAACAGATAATGAAGCAATTAAGCTTACAATTGCAAGATACTATCTTCCAAGCGGAAGGACTATTCAAGCTGTGGGCGTAATTCCGGACATAGAAGTTTTACCTGGTGAAGTTAAAACTCGTAGTAATGAGTATGCACTTAAAGAGGCCGACTTAAAAAAGCATCTTGAAGAAGAATTAGAAAAAGTTGATGGAAAAGAAGAGGGTAAAAAAGATTCGAAACTTATAATAACACAAGAAATGATGAATAAAGACATGCAGCTAAAAGAGGCTGCAAATATTTTAAAAGCACTAATAATAACAAAAGGATGA
- the hisD gene encoding histidinol dehydrogenase, which translates to MIFTDSKSSNFRAEFEELLQRGKMDIAHVSAIVGNIIGEIRTDKNKALKEHIAKFDNWTPVDDSDLKISTESMKIAYDNIDEKLKKALHLSYDRIKAYHEKQKPKSWFDTEENGTILGQKVTAVDSAGLYIPGGKAAYPSSLLMNVIPAQVAGVENIVVCTPTPDNEPNELLLAACHLCGVEQVYKVGGASAIAAMAYGTENIPKVDVITGPGNIFVATAKKMVFGDVNIDMIAGPSEIGILADESANANHLAIDLLSQAEHDEMASSILITPSQKLADEVKIELEVWLQKLPRQEIARKSIEERGAIIVTSDMDEAIALMNEIAPEHLEVATASPFELLPFIKHAGAIFLGHNTPEAIGDYVAGPNHTLPTGGTAKFFSPLGVENFMKKTSIISFSQKAINEVGEECALIANTEGLTAHEQSVRVRLKK; encoded by the coding sequence ATGATTTTCACTGATTCAAAAAGTAGTAATTTTAGAGCTGAGTTTGAAGAGCTTTTGCAAAGAGGGAAGATGGATATAGCCCATGTCAGTGCAATAGTGGGAAATATAATAGGCGAAATTAGAACTGACAAAAACAAAGCATTAAAAGAGCATATAGCAAAGTTTGACAATTGGACTCCCGTAGATGATAGTGATTTGAAAATATCTACAGAGTCTATGAAAATAGCTTATGACAACATTGATGAAAAACTAAAAAAAGCCTTGCATTTGTCTTATGACAGAATTAAAGCTTACCATGAAAAACAAAAACCAAAATCTTGGTTTGATACAGAAGAAAATGGAACAATTTTAGGTCAAAAAGTTACAGCCGTTGACAGTGCAGGGCTTTATATTCCTGGTGGAAAAGCTGCATATCCATCTTCGCTTTTGATGAATGTTATTCCGGCTCAAGTCGCTGGAGTTGAAAATATTGTGGTCTGTACGCCAACCCCAGATAATGAGCCAAATGAGCTTCTTCTTGCTGCTTGTCATCTGTGCGGAGTTGAACAAGTTTATAAAGTTGGAGGTGCTAGTGCAATTGCCGCTATGGCTTATGGGACAGAAAATATACCTAAAGTTGATGTAATAACGGGACCAGGAAATATTTTTGTTGCAACTGCAAAAAAGATGGTTTTCGGTGATGTCAACATTGATATGATCGCAGGCCCAAGTGAGATAGGAATTCTAGCAGATGAAAGTGCAAATGCGAACCATTTGGCCATAGATTTGCTTTCTCAGGCTGAACATGATGAAATGGCAAGCTCAATCTTAATCACACCATCGCAGAAGTTGGCTGATGAGGTAAAAATTGAACTTGAAGTTTGGTTGCAAAAACTTCCTCGCCAAGAGATTGCTAGAAAATCTATAGAAGAGAGAGGTGCTATCATAGTTACCTCTGATATGGATGAAGCAATTGCTTTAATGAATGAGATAGCACCTGAGCATTTGGAAGTAGCAACTGCTTCACCTTTTGAACTGCTCCCATTTATAAAGCACGCTGGAGCTATTTTTCTTGGACACAACACTCCTGAAGCAATTGGAGACTACGTTGCAGGCCCTAACCATACTTTACCTACTGGTGGTACAGCTAAGTTTTTCTCCCCGCTTGGAGTTGAAAACTTTATGAAAAAGACATCTATTATCTCATTTAGCCAAAAAGCTATTAATGAAGTAGGTGAGGAGTGCGCACTTATTGCTAATACGGAAGGTTTAACCGCACATGAACAATCAGTCAGAGTTAGGCTTAAAAAATAA
- the purS gene encoding phosphoribosylformylglycinamidine synthase subunit PurS, translating to MTAIVNVSLKAGVLDSQGKAVHHALDSLHFNSVTDVRVGKQIILKLNETDKTKAMADVKQMCEDLLANTVIEDYEIELV from the coding sequence ATGACAGCAATAGTAAATGTATCTTTAAAAGCAGGTGTTTTAGACTCTCAAGGTAAAGCAGTTCATCATGCTCTAGACTCTCTGCACTTTAACAGCGTAACCGATGTTCGCGTTGGAAAACAAATAATTCTTAAACTAAATGAAACTGATAAAACAAAAGCTATGGCTGATGTAAAACAAATGTGTGAAGACCTTTTGGCAAATACTGTAATCGAAGATTATGAGATAGAGCTAGTATAA
- the nrfD gene encoding NrfD/PsrC family molybdoenzyme membrane anchor subunit: MAAHEILAATNAVVTLDVALPGIVWPWLVTVNTWAKSIGTGVIFMLFMLLRMYPAQSEKLRLPTAIVAFVFINIFLLFTLADLHQPLRMWHIFVYSHFTSAIAIGSFMASGFLGLLTLLVFLGWKKNYEAYDKVLFWTTLLAIPVTLYTAALLSQCTARELWQMPAESAQMILAALLSGAAAMILLSGNKLTYEAKQTLGVVLGLSALMAFIIYMSEYVFGPMKAEEVAATLEYIKGDGPYTVMFWLGQWMTYILPMLLIVLSRASKSESLLKLAAILSLVGLYLVKHVWLMIPQLLPMS; the protein is encoded by the coding sequence ATGGCGGCACATGAAATATTAGCAGCTACAAACGCTGTAGTAACTTTAGATGTAGCATTACCAGGTATAGTTTGGCCTTGGTTGGTTACGGTTAATACATGGGCAAAAAGTATAGGTACGGGTGTTATTTTTATGCTATTTATGCTTTTAAGAATGTACCCTGCGCAAAGTGAAAAATTAAGACTTCCAACAGCTATAGTAGCTTTTGTATTTATTAATATTTTCTTGCTGTTTACACTTGCAGATTTACATCAACCACTTAGAATGTGGCATATATTTGTTTATTCACATTTTACATCTGCTATTGCAATTGGTTCGTTTATGGCTTCAGGCTTCTTAGGTCTGTTGACTCTTCTTGTGTTTTTAGGATGGAAGAAAAACTATGAAGCTTATGATAAAGTCTTGTTTTGGACAACGCTTCTTGCTATTCCAGTAACACTTTATACAGCAGCACTTCTGTCTCAATGTACAGCTCGTGAATTATGGCAAATGCCAGCAGAGTCTGCACAGATGATTTTAGCTGCTCTTCTTTCTGGCGCAGCAGCTATGATTTTACTTTCTGGAAACAAGCTTACTTATGAGGCTAAACAAACATTAGGCGTAGTTCTTGGATTAAGTGCGCTAATGGCATTTATTATCTACATGTCAGAGTATGTATTTGGACCAATGAAAGCAGAAGAGGTTGCGGCAACTTTAGAGTATATTAAAGGTGACGGACCATATACTGTTATGTTCTGGTTAGGTCAATGGATGACTTACATTTTACCAATGTTACTTATAGTATTAAGTAGAGCAAGTAAAAGTGAAAGTCTTTTGAAACTAGCAGCTATTTTATCACTAGTGGGTCTATATTTAGTTAAACATGTATGGCTAATGATTCCACAATTATTACCAATGAGTTAG
- a CDS encoding DUF2231 domain-containing protein — translation MIHPAVAHFAVSLPIISLVLGLLYLFKPTEIMSKISTRFIAFAAVFVVIAYFTGKEDGSEVYKFLSIEGKELLKEHAQLGLYLAISMTIVALVKIFGCFKNIFKVEIFAVVLLALISAGILSQGKIGGELTYSYGAHVKDHAEGRACLAENSMDD, via the coding sequence ATGATACATCCGGCAGTAGCTCACTTCGCGGTATCTCTACCAATCATCTCTTTAGTTTTAGGATTGCTTTATCTTTTCAAACCGACAGAGATAATGTCAAAAATATCAACACGCTTTATAGCTTTTGCAGCAGTTTTTGTTGTAATAGCATATTTTACAGGTAAAGAAGACGGGAGTGAAGTATACAAGTTTTTATCGATAGAGGGTAAAGAGTTATTAAAAGAACATGCTCAACTAGGTTTGTATTTAGCAATCTCAATGACTATAGTAGCATTAGTGAAAATATTTGGCTGTTTTAAAAATATTTTTAAAGTTGAAATTTTTGCAGTTGTATTGCTTGCCTTAATCAGTGCAGGAATTCTTAGTCAAGGTAAAATTGGTGGTGAGCTTACATACAGCTATGGAGCACATGTAAAGGATCACGCTGAAGGTCGTGCATGCCTTGCTGAAAACAGTATGGATGATTAG